From Streptomyces chrestomyceticus JCM 4735, one genomic window encodes:
- a CDS encoding CocE/NonD family hydrolase, with the protein MTERTIWARRLSEDPAGLLALNAPPGETGQVQPTGQASTLQVPPMAGLYIAPEETDLPVVARALETGDTSGLPPALASEVDEARRVTRFSKVRVPGAGGDALDAVQWIHGDGTPRPAIIMPSPWADMGWLAYAVQGMRFATKGYDVLAYSARGFGQSEGEVEVAGEADIQDGVEALNYFTGALGQEPTKVGFLGDSYGSGISQIVAAQDSRVDAVVAMSTWGDLATAFYENRTRHLASVAALLGAAKNARLSKRTQEIFDLVLAGADIDDILLWAEDRSPLTHIDALNARRVPILFAQAWHETLFPSNQTLEMFNRLEGPKRLLFSVGDHSGPEMSGMIGLPNRIWSAANRWFDHFLREEDNGTGNDSEVVSQIMWSRALETHPDWAAVTQDTRKLYLSSPAEGGGDGQLTEAESAGWERAFQVGTHTLAEVADTVIWTGLAEMLGRPKVYATPDIPRSDALVWSAPATSERLRLHGIPKLHLTVTSSTREATFIAYLLDAGADGNAHIITHAPFTAPAATIGGSGTVDLELQATGYDIRAGRRLMLVIDSKDAFYSDTNEAPHTLTVSSPAGDASYLELPLG; encoded by the coding sequence ATGACCGAGCGCACCATCTGGGCCCGACGGCTCTCAGAAGACCCGGCAGGGCTCCTGGCACTCAACGCCCCGCCCGGGGAGACCGGCCAGGTGCAGCCGACCGGTCAGGCGAGCACCTTGCAGGTCCCGCCCATGGCCGGCCTGTACATCGCACCCGAGGAAACCGATCTCCCCGTCGTCGCCCGCGCCCTGGAGACCGGCGACACCTCCGGTCTGCCTCCGGCCCTCGCCTCCGAGGTGGACGAGGCCCGCAGAGTGACCCGCTTCAGCAAGGTGCGGGTACCCGGAGCCGGAGGGGACGCGCTCGACGCCGTCCAGTGGATCCACGGCGACGGCACGCCGCGGCCGGCCATCATCATGCCCTCTCCGTGGGCGGACATGGGCTGGCTCGCGTACGCGGTCCAGGGCATGCGGTTCGCCACCAAGGGTTACGACGTGCTCGCCTACAGCGCCCGCGGGTTCGGCCAGTCCGAGGGTGAGGTGGAGGTGGCCGGCGAGGCCGACATCCAAGACGGCGTCGAGGCACTGAACTACTTCACCGGCGCCCTGGGGCAGGAGCCCACCAAGGTGGGTTTCCTCGGGGACTCCTACGGTTCCGGCATCAGCCAGATCGTCGCCGCACAGGACTCCCGGGTCGATGCCGTCGTGGCGATGAGCACCTGGGGCGACCTGGCCACAGCGTTCTACGAGAACCGCACCCGGCACCTGGCCTCCGTCGCCGCGCTGCTGGGCGCCGCCAAGAACGCCCGGCTCAGCAAGCGCACCCAGGAGATCTTCGACCTCGTTCTGGCCGGTGCGGACATCGACGACATCCTGCTGTGGGCCGAGGACCGCTCCCCCCTGACGCACATCGACGCCCTCAACGCGCGGCGGGTACCCATCCTGTTCGCGCAGGCATGGCACGAGACGCTCTTCCCGTCCAACCAGACACTGGAGATGTTCAACAGGCTCGAAGGACCCAAACGGCTGCTCTTCTCGGTCGGCGACCATTCAGGGCCGGAGATGTCCGGCATGATCGGCCTGCCCAACCGGATCTGGTCCGCCGCCAACCGGTGGTTCGACCACTTCCTCAGGGAAGAGGACAACGGCACCGGGAACGACAGCGAGGTCGTCAGCCAGATCATGTGGTCCCGTGCCCTGGAGACCCACCCGGACTGGGCAGCGGTCACCCAGGACACCCGGAAGCTGTACCTCTCCAGCCCCGCAGAGGGCGGCGGCGACGGGCAACTGACCGAAGCCGAGTCGGCCGGCTGGGAGCGGGCGTTCCAGGTCGGCACCCACACCCTGGCCGAGGTCGCCGACACCGTCATCTGGACCGGCTTGGCCGAGATGCTGGGCCGTCCCAAGGTCTACGCGACACCGGACATCCCCCGTTCCGACGCGCTTGTCTGGTCAGCACCGGCGACCTCCGAGCGCCTGCGCCTGCACGGCATCCCGAAGCTGCACCTGACCGTGACCAGCAGCACACGCGAGGCCACCTTCATCGCCTACCTGCTGGACGCGGGCGCCGACGGCAACGCGCACATCATCACCCACGCGCCGTTCACCGCGCCGGCCGCTACGATCGGCGGCTCCGGCACCGTCGACCTCGAACTCCAGGCCACCGGCTACGACATCCGCGCAGGGCGCCGCCTGATGCTGGTCATCGACAGCAAGGACGCGTTCTACAGCGACACCAACGAGGCACCCCACACCCTCACCGTCAGCTCCCCCGCCGGCGACGCCTCCTACCTCGAACTCCCCCTGGGCTGA
- a CDS encoding LysR family transcriptional regulator: MVVQLSWLRTFVTVYRLGSLTKAAQRLELSQPTVTHQIRNLERTFGKELFERVPQGVVPTCAADSLIRDVQGPVDALGIVVERHFGTGPGGRPLCVGGPVELISSRVVPAVSDLVADGLRINFSFGLADDLLERLASGHYDLVLSTVRPRLRGISAVTLVDEEFAILASPELASGIPTGRIMKEGPAAVLDKYPLIAYAESLPIIRRYWLTVFGIRPTSAPSLVIPDLRGVLAAVKSSAGISVLPTYLAADALLRGEAVKLLEPEIPPINTFYLATRDGGMCHPDLTLLHSHLLMKARLWV, from the coding sequence ATGGTCGTTCAACTGAGCTGGCTCAGGACGTTCGTGACCGTCTACCGTCTCGGCTCATTGACCAAGGCGGCTCAGCGTCTGGAGCTTTCGCAACCGACCGTCACCCACCAGATCCGCAATCTTGAGCGCACGTTCGGCAAGGAGCTCTTCGAACGCGTTCCGCAGGGTGTCGTCCCCACCTGTGCCGCCGACTCCCTCATCCGCGACGTACAGGGTCCGGTCGACGCCCTCGGCATCGTGGTCGAACGTCACTTCGGCACCGGCCCCGGCGGCCGTCCGCTGTGCGTAGGCGGGCCGGTGGAGCTGATCAGCTCCCGTGTCGTACCAGCGGTCAGCGACCTCGTCGCAGACGGCCTGCGGATCAACTTCAGCTTCGGCCTCGCCGACGACCTCCTGGAGCGCCTGGCGAGCGGCCACTACGACCTCGTCCTGTCGACCGTCCGGCCCCGGCTGCGCGGAATCAGCGCCGTCACGCTGGTCGACGAGGAGTTCGCGATCCTCGCCTCCCCCGAACTGGCCAGCGGCATCCCCACCGGACGGATCATGAAGGAGGGACCGGCGGCCGTCCTCGACAAATACCCGTTGATCGCCTACGCCGAGTCGCTTCCGATCATCCGCCGTTACTGGCTCACCGTCTTCGGGATACGCCCCACGTCGGCCCCCTCCCTCGTCATCCCGGACCTGCGCGGGGTACTGGCAGCAGTCAAGTCCTCCGCCGGAATCTCGGTGCTGCCCACCTACCTCGCAGCCGACGCTCTCCTTCGCGGCGAGGCCGTCAAGCTGCTGGAGCCCGAGATCCCGCCCATCAACACCTTCTACCTCGCCACCCGGGACGGAGGCATGTGCCACCCCGACCTGACCCTGCTCCACAGCCACCTTCTGATGAAGGCCCGGCTGTGGGTGTGA
- a CDS encoding type 1 glutamine amidotransferase domain-containing protein, giving the protein MPKKILFALTSQGDLGDTGRKTGFYVPEVAHPAAVFRKAGYDLDFVSVQGGAPPQDGFDPEDRVQADFLADPETRTALSSTAAPRDLQAADYDAIFYAGGHGAMWDLAESAELAALAAGIYERGGVVAAVCHGPAGLVNVKLGDGSYLVDGKQVSTFTNEEEAAAGMTDVVPYLLESKLAERGAKVTKTANFAEHAVADQRLVTGQNPASAVRVAELVIEQVEAA; this is encoded by the coding sequence ATGCCGAAGAAAATTCTGTTCGCGCTCACCAGCCAGGGCGACCTCGGTGATACCGGCCGGAAGACCGGTTTCTACGTCCCTGAGGTGGCCCATCCCGCCGCTGTTTTCCGCAAGGCGGGCTACGACCTCGACTTCGTGTCCGTACAGGGCGGCGCCCCGCCGCAGGACGGTTTCGACCCCGAGGACAGGGTGCAGGCCGACTTCCTCGCCGACCCGGAGACCCGCACCGCCCTGTCCAGTACCGCCGCTCCGCGTGATCTGCAGGCTGCCGACTACGACGCCATCTTCTACGCGGGCGGCCACGGCGCCATGTGGGACCTGGCGGAGTCGGCAGAGCTGGCTGCGCTGGCCGCCGGAATCTATGAGCGGGGCGGCGTCGTCGCCGCCGTCTGCCACGGCCCGGCCGGACTGGTCAACGTCAAGCTCGGCGACGGCTCGTACCTGGTGGACGGCAAACAGGTCTCGACCTTCACCAACGAGGAGGAGGCCGCCGCCGGGATGACCGATGTGGTGCCCTACCTGCTGGAGAGCAAGCTCGCCGAACGCGGCGCGAAGGTCACCAAGACCGCGAACTTCGCCGAACACGCAGTCGCCGACCAGCGACTCGTCACCGGCCAGAACCCGGCTTCGGCCGTGCGGGTCGCCGAGCTGGTGATCGAGCAGGTGGAGGCCGCCTGA
- a CDS encoding type 1 glutamine amidotransferase domain-containing protein, with protein sequence MNVAKHVLFVLTSHAVLGRTGSPTGFHLAETAIPWQRLRADGHTVDFASVRGGRPPVVGHDSADPAQRAFLADPDGGGRLSRTLRPEEVEAGDYAGVFFVGGHGTMWDFRGHPALHAIGRQVYESGGVLAAICHGPAAFVDLTLSDGSRLVNGRELTAFSHASEAMRGLADVVPFPLQTTLEAAGAKFSAAPDRSPHVVVSGRLVTGQNPQSSAGLGERMAELLLRHPSGGLDQHTDTLATPGISRAEKHSYESL encoded by the coding sequence GTGAACGTCGCAAAACACGTACTGTTCGTGCTGACCAGCCATGCCGTCCTCGGCCGTACGGGCTCGCCCACCGGTTTCCACCTGGCCGAGACCGCCATTCCCTGGCAACGGCTGCGTGCCGACGGCCATACCGTGGACTTCGCCTCCGTACGGGGCGGCCGGCCGCCGGTCGTCGGCCACGATTCCGCCGACCCCGCACAGCGGGCGTTCCTGGCCGATCCGGACGGCGGCGGACGGCTCTCCCGAACGCTGCGGCCGGAGGAGGTGGAAGCGGGCGATTACGCAGGTGTGTTCTTCGTCGGCGGCCACGGGACGATGTGGGACTTCCGGGGGCACCCGGCACTGCACGCCATCGGCCGGCAGGTGTACGAGTCCGGTGGGGTCCTCGCGGCGATCTGCCACGGCCCGGCAGCATTCGTCGATCTGACCCTCTCGGACGGCAGCCGCCTGGTGAACGGCCGCGAACTGACCGCGTTCTCGCATGCGTCGGAGGCCATGCGCGGGCTGGCCGACGTCGTACCGTTCCCGCTGCAGACCACGTTGGAAGCTGCCGGTGCGAAATTCTCCGCCGCCCCCGACCGGTCGCCGCATGTGGTGGTCAGCGGGCGATTGGTCACCGGGCAGAACCCACAGTCGTCCGCCGGGCTCGGGGAGCGGATGGCCGAGTTGCTCCTGAGGCACCCGAGCGGCGGCCTTGACCAACACACAGACACTCTCGCCACACCCGGAATTTCCCGGGCCGAAAAACACTCATACGAATCCCTATAA
- a CDS encoding MFS transporter: protein MLTVTAARPTLTHRPRPGFSVQLTLLVAMAFAIPAQLYLAIPIAGRVQAAYGIDAASAAWTGAAFSFAYAIGFLVFGPLSDRVGRRPVLASGALATAVTTALTAAAPDFGWFLTCRVLQGLAAATFAPAALAYVTERAPAARRPVALSLLTTGLLGAGIAGQVFGQLVAEYADWRAAFWPAAVVYAMAAVALWRLLAPGAAGSAASVREVAGAVSALLRTRGPAAVFGSALTVFASFVAFYAVLGRELREVSGFDANQLLLVQAVGAAGLLAGPLVNRRFGAEGPRTLAVAGYLTAAAGLLLALLAQATAMTGALVGAGVIFVAGTSLIVPGLVGLLHELAPRARGAAGAVNTFALFVGASAGQLTAAQLGYRPMLAVLVIATLIAALAVAVFTRSPKGTQ from the coding sequence ATGCTCACCGTCACCGCCGCTCGCCCCACCCTCACTCACCGGCCACGGCCCGGGTTCTCCGTTCAGCTCACGCTGCTGGTGGCCATGGCCTTCGCCATCCCCGCACAGCTCTACCTCGCGATCCCGATCGCCGGCCGCGTCCAGGCCGCCTACGGTATCGACGCCGCGTCCGCCGCCTGGACCGGCGCCGCGTTCTCCTTCGCCTATGCCATCGGTTTCCTGGTCTTCGGCCCCTTGTCCGACCGGGTCGGGCGGCGCCCCGTACTCGCGAGCGGCGCCCTGGCGACGGCCGTGACCACCGCGCTGACTGCCGCCGCCCCGGACTTCGGCTGGTTCCTGACCTGCCGCGTCCTCCAAGGACTCGCAGCCGCGACCTTCGCGCCCGCCGCGCTCGCCTACGTGACCGAACGGGCGCCAGCCGCCCGACGGCCGGTCGCACTCTCTCTTCTCACGACCGGTTTGCTGGGGGCGGGCATCGCCGGACAGGTATTCGGCCAGCTGGTGGCGGAGTACGCCGACTGGCGAGCTGCGTTCTGGCCCGCGGCGGTCGTGTACGCGATGGCCGCCGTGGCCTTGTGGCGGCTGCTGGCACCAGGTGCGGCCGGCTCGGCGGCTTCGGTCCGCGAGGTCGCCGGGGCGGTGTCGGCGCTCCTGCGCACCAGAGGGCCGGCAGCGGTATTCGGATCCGCTCTGACCGTGTTCGCAAGCTTCGTCGCCTTCTACGCGGTTCTGGGCCGGGAGTTGCGAGAGGTGTCCGGATTCGACGCGAACCAGTTGCTGCTGGTTCAAGCCGTCGGGGCGGCCGGGCTGCTGGCGGGGCCACTGGTGAACCGGCGGTTCGGCGCCGAGGGGCCGCGCACGCTCGCTGTCGCCGGGTATCTGACGGCGGCCGCCGGACTGCTGCTGGCATTGCTGGCGCAAGCCACTGCCATGACAGGGGCGCTGGTCGGCGCCGGCGTGATTTTCGTGGCCGGGACCAGTCTGATCGTGCCAGGGCTCGTCGGGCTGCTGCACGAACTCGCGCCGAGGGCACGCGGGGCGGCGGGCGCGGTCAACACCTTCGCCCTGTTCGTCGGCGCCTCGGCCGGACAGCTCACCGCCGCGCAACTCGGCTACCGGCCCATGCTGGCCGTCCTCGTCATCGCCACGCTCATCGCCGCCCTCGCCGTGGCCGTCTTCACCCGGAGCCCGAAAGGCACACAATGA
- a CDS encoding HAD family hydrolase: MGRHAGARADTRVPDRISAHKGMLALDFDGVICDALDECALVTWLGERPHDRTVAGPGQLERLPGTFTERFRKVRDYARLLDHFLVAHLTEAGSITSQADFDRLFSSLPRERVARFTTAASEAREWFRAVEPDFWLGLHTLYPGVPELLRHAGAVVIVTAKDESSVRSILRRNGLEWTVAEVYGECAHKAAAVQDACARRGVPLDAVTFVDDNLPNVRNVAAVGVRARWAQWGYQTPEHRAEAALSGIEGLELAGLAGLSAAL, translated from the coding sequence ATGGGCCGCCACGCCGGCGCCCGGGCCGACACCCGGGTCCCCGACCGGATCAGCGCCCACAAGGGCATGCTGGCGCTCGACTTCGACGGGGTCATCTGTGACGCCCTCGACGAATGCGCCCTCGTCACCTGGCTCGGGGAGCGTCCGCACGACCGGACGGTCGCCGGCCCCGGGCAGCTGGAGCGGCTGCCCGGGACGTTCACCGAGCGGTTCCGGAAGGTGCGGGACTACGCACGGCTGCTGGATCACTTCCTGGTGGCCCATCTGACCGAGGCCGGCAGCATCACGTCACAGGCGGACTTCGACCGGCTCTTCAGCTCGCTTCCGCGGGAGCGTGTAGCGCGGTTCACGACGGCGGCGTCCGAGGCCCGGGAGTGGTTCCGGGCGGTGGAGCCGGACTTCTGGCTCGGTCTGCACACCCTCTATCCCGGCGTGCCGGAGCTGCTCCGGCACGCCGGGGCGGTGGTGATCGTGACGGCGAAGGACGAATCCTCGGTGCGTTCCATCCTCAGGCGGAACGGCCTGGAATGGACCGTGGCCGAGGTCTACGGAGAGTGCGCCCACAAAGCAGCGGCCGTGCAGGACGCCTGCGCGCGACGGGGTGTGCCGCTGGACGCCGTGACGTTCGTGGACGACAACCTGCCCAACGTACGGAACGTAGCGGCGGTGGGCGTACGGGCCCGGTGGGCGCAGTGGGGCTACCAGACACCCGAACACCGGGCGGAAGCCGCACTGTCCGGGATCGAGGGGCTGGAGCTGGCCGGGCTCGCCGGCCTGTCGGCTGCCTTGTGA
- a CDS encoding DJ-1/PfpI family protein, translating to MSHSAVIVTGQGFQDHDVVFTYYRLLEEGWHVDIATKNGDATIGKYGVPLPMDKTARPLIAYEDLAVEMYDAVILTGGHEAPDRVRQVRGVLDFVAGMAEAGKVVAGLCHGPWIMVSAGVLRGRKACAYIGLRDDVVNAGAEVVESDVVVDGNIITCSYYGYMGTFMRAVFETAQKIAEKDGS from the coding sequence ATGTCTCACAGTGCTGTCATCGTCACCGGCCAGGGGTTCCAGGACCACGACGTCGTCTTCACCTACTACCGCCTCCTCGAAGAGGGATGGCACGTCGACATCGCCACGAAGAACGGCGATGCGACCATCGGCAAGTACGGCGTCCCGCTCCCGATGGACAAGACGGCTCGGCCGCTGATCGCCTACGAGGACCTGGCGGTGGAGATGTACGACGCCGTGATTCTCACCGGCGGTCACGAGGCCCCGGACCGGGTGCGGCAGGTCCGCGGCGTACTGGACTTCGTGGCGGGGATGGCCGAGGCGGGCAAAGTGGTCGCCGGGCTGTGCCACGGGCCGTGGATCATGGTGAGCGCCGGGGTGCTGCGGGGCCGGAAAGCCTGCGCGTACATCGGACTGCGCGACGACGTGGTCAACGCGGGCGCGGAGGTGGTCGAGAGCGACGTCGTCGTGGACGGCAACATCATCACGTGCTCGTACTACGGCTACATGGGGACGTTCATGCGTGCCGTCTTCGAGACCGCGCAGAAGATCGCGGAGAAGGACGGTTCCTGA
- a CDS encoding cupin domain-containing protein: MAITPTTTQEPTTTDDGPSHLVRLDTGPADIAELKRLLRRGARVGNEQFDEDSHLDEVIPKPWGYEYRAYVDEFFDFWALHIDAPHSTSVHVHPRKLTYLLCLGGRGVTAGLDGTSVPIRQGSVVRIAPGAFHGTRNAGDEPLELIEVESPRNKFDLMRLKDDYNRAGTAYESGSLDAPQHPMRKVPAFPHTRMRARTPDGRFRFELRTGMDVFYRRRAQDLFHVPLCVSGAVYSDLEILTAHRQDSRRPHTEMQYLCVSTA; this comes from the coding sequence ATGGCAATCACGCCTACAACGACACAGGAACCGACCACGACCGACGACGGCCCGTCCCATCTCGTCCGTCTGGACACGGGACCGGCGGACATCGCCGAACTCAAGCGGCTGCTGCGACGCGGGGCCCGCGTCGGTAATGAGCAGTTCGACGAGGACTCACACCTCGACGAGGTGATCCCGAAGCCCTGGGGGTACGAGTACCGGGCCTACGTGGACGAGTTCTTCGACTTCTGGGCGCTGCACATCGACGCCCCGCACAGCACATCCGTCCATGTACACCCGCGTAAGCTCACGTACCTGCTCTGCCTGGGCGGTCGAGGCGTGACGGCCGGACTGGACGGCACGTCCGTACCGATCCGGCAGGGCAGCGTCGTGCGGATCGCGCCCGGGGCGTTCCACGGAACGCGGAATGCGGGAGACGAACCGCTGGAACTGATCGAGGTCGAGTCGCCGCGGAACAAGTTCGATCTGATGCGGCTCAAGGATGACTACAACCGGGCAGGGACAGCGTACGAGTCGGGCTCTCTCGATGCCCCGCAGCACCCGATGCGGAAGGTGCCGGCGTTTCCTCACACGCGGATGCGGGCACGGACCCCGGACGGGCGATTCCGGTTCGAACTGCGCACCGGAATGGACGTGTTCTACCGGCGGCGGGCGCAGGATCTGTTCCATGTCCCGCTCTGCGTATCCGGTGCCGTCTACTCGGACCTGGAGATTCTGACCGCCCACCGGCAAGACAGCCGGCGGCCGCACACCGAAATGCAGTATCTGTGCGTCAGCACCGCCTGA
- a CDS encoding cytochrome P450, with translation MAWSAREGGVRRRRDAVSYRRDPLAFWAAEFDGVHDVWRSTAGRVCVAGPAAAREVLGNRRGTFVETSDFFHTRTGVFGPRPAQIQIGHAARDLIRGHLDERRADLPRLVGERLVPASYWPDAGNLLVREHLRDILLRPDAPAELHETLQHVIARAVLAGAREQQPAFSRRAFRRRAMGALVQEIEARRGSRRGGPADLLGVTVAGAGWSADPVDVAEVYLSLLFATVGSVGFALGWSVYLAGRHPRVWEEEPVWIVREALRLWPVAWLFARTPSRAHHLAGVPTGPHDEVNVCLYLVHRHPHHWEHPHEFAPRRWAAAGPDPAFLPFGAGPHACTGAAVTMRLLADLIGIITRDWRLSVTAGGDGPRPGPALAPPPFLAELRDRVAPGRR, from the coding sequence ATGGCGTGGTCGGCACGCGAAGGGGGCGTCCGGCGGCGCCGTGACGCGGTCTCCTACCGGCGTGATCCCCTGGCGTTCTGGGCCGCGGAGTTCGATGGCGTCCACGATGTGTGGCGCTCGACCGCGGGCCGGGTGTGCGTGGCCGGTCCGGCGGCCGCCCGCGAGGTGCTGGGCAACCGGCGCGGCACGTTCGTGGAGACCTCCGACTTCTTTCACACCCGCACCGGCGTCTTCGGGCCCCGGCCCGCGCAGATCCAGATCGGCCATGCGGCACGCGACCTGATACGCGGCCACCTCGATGAGCGCAGAGCCGACCTACCGCGTTTGGTCGGCGAGCGGCTCGTGCCCGCCAGTTACTGGCCCGACGCGGGCAACCTGCTGGTCCGCGAGCATCTGCGAGACATCCTGCTGCGCCCGGACGCACCCGCCGAACTGCACGAAACCCTCCAGCACGTCATCGCCCGGGCCGTGCTGGCCGGTGCACGGGAACAGCAGCCGGCCTTCTCGCGCCGGGCGTTTCGCCGTCGGGCCATGGGGGCTCTGGTTCAGGAGATCGAAGCACGCCGGGGCAGCCGCCGGGGCGGGCCGGCCGATCTGCTCGGTGTGACCGTCGCCGGAGCCGGATGGTCGGCGGACCCCGTCGACGTGGCCGAGGTCTACCTCTCGTTGTTGTTCGCCACGGTCGGCTCGGTCGGCTTCGCCCTCGGCTGGTCGGTCTACCTCGCGGGCCGGCACCCTCGCGTCTGGGAGGAGGAACCGGTGTGGATCGTCCGGGAGGCGCTGCGGCTGTGGCCGGTGGCCTGGCTGTTCGCCCGCACGCCCAGCCGCGCGCACCACCTGGCCGGCGTGCCCACCGGGCCGCACGACGAGGTGAACGTGTGCCTGTACCTGGTGCACCGCCACCCGCACCACTGGGAGCACCCGCACGAGTTCGCACCGCGCCGCTGGGCGGCCGCCGGGCCCGATCCGGCGTTCCTGCCGTTCGGGGCCGGGCCGCACGCCTGCACCGGAGCCGCCGTGACGATGAGACTCCTGGCAGACCTGATCGGCATCATCACCCGCGACTGGCGCCTGTCGGTCACCGCGGGCGGCGACGGCCCCCGTCCGGGTCCTGCGCTGGCTCCGCCGCCTTTCCTCGCGGAGCTGCGCGACCGCGTCGCCCCGGGGAGGAGGTGA
- a CDS encoding cytochrome P450, whose amino-acid sequence MTTPDHGDDFLHGLRLRSAAEGGVFWLEDGPLAVFEPSAAQLVSRANWDGLMMHDRFLDTLRRRHSAPVSWKRIRTAWLTQLHTLATEAHHTAMVTRMRQLIDSRLGDDVDLVLLAQDTAVQAMLPIALTGLTPRETARIVQDLNQKLLRLIDRSPERGLRHHAHFAAVQVRAGLVVRRVLRERAAGRRPRRPDLTDPIVDLLPELGMDRALDVVTTVLTAIGGPPGSAAASVLYELVRNPHWARRLAGELRTVDTAAFCAAPSKAAPLTHRFVKEVLRMWSPPLLLMRRARATFDLATTRLETGCGYLVSPHMIHRDPRCWQRPDTFDPDRFLPGAPHGPADRTHYVPFGWAPKKCIGADIATTQLMALCHLMCTRYRLTVPDASTVTMACRFAPVPQHFHGRLTLAQPGGTEDPGR is encoded by the coding sequence GTGACCACACCCGACCATGGCGACGACTTCCTGCACGGCCTGCGGCTGCGCAGCGCGGCCGAAGGCGGTGTCTTCTGGCTGGAGGACGGGCCGCTCGCCGTCTTCGAGCCGAGCGCGGCCCAGCTGGTCAGCCGGGCGAACTGGGACGGCCTGATGATGCACGACCGCTTCCTGGACACCCTCCGGCGGCGCCACAGCGCGCCGGTATCGTGGAAGCGCATCCGCACCGCCTGGCTCACCCAACTGCACACCCTGGCCACCGAAGCACACCACACCGCCATGGTCACGCGGATGCGGCAGCTCATCGACTCCCGGCTCGGCGACGACGTCGACCTCGTTCTGCTGGCCCAGGACACCGCCGTGCAGGCGATGCTGCCCATCGCCCTGACCGGCCTCACCCCACGAGAGACCGCCCGGATCGTCCAGGACCTCAATCAGAAACTGCTGCGCCTGATCGACCGCTCTCCCGAACGCGGGCTGCGCCACCACGCCCACTTCGCCGCCGTCCAGGTCCGGGCCGGCCTCGTCGTACGGCGTGTCCTGCGTGAACGCGCCGCAGGACGCCGCCCCCGCCGGCCGGACCTCACCGACCCCATCGTCGACCTGCTCCCCGAACTCGGCATGGACCGCGCCCTGGACGTGGTCACCACCGTGCTCACCGCCATCGGCGGCCCGCCCGGTTCCGCGGCCGCCAGCGTGCTCTACGAACTCGTCCGCAACCCGCACTGGGCACGACGCCTCGCCGGCGAACTGCGCACCGTCGATACGGCTGCATTCTGCGCAGCACCGTCGAAGGCGGCACCGCTCACCCACCGCTTCGTCAAAGAAGTCCTGCGCATGTGGAGCCCGCCCCTGCTGCTCATGCGGCGGGCACGGGCCACGTTCGACCTCGCCACCACCCGGCTGGAGACGGGATGCGGTTATCTGGTCAGCCCGCACATGATCCACCGTGATCCCCGCTGCTGGCAGCGGCCCGACACCTTCGACCCCGACCGCTTCCTGCCCGGCGCACCGCACGGACCGGCCGATCGAACGCACTACGTGCCGTTCGGCTGGGCCCCGAAGAAATGCATCGGCGCCGACATCGCCACCACCCAGCTGATGGCCCTGTGCCACCTGATGTGCACCCGCTACCGCCTCACCGTGCCGGATGCCAGCACCGTCACCATGGCCTGCCGCTTCGCCCCCGTGCCCCAGCATTTCCACGGCCGCCTCACCCTGGCGCAACCCGGCGGTACGGAAGACCCGGGCCGGTGA
- a CDS encoding CsbD family protein has translation MGQAIRNTAQTAKGRIKETLGRTTHNGQTQREGRTDRSMGHLKQAAAKARKAFKR, from the coding sequence ATGGGACAAGCCATCAGGAACACAGCACAGACAGCCAAAGGCAGGATCAAGGAAACCCTCGGCCGAACCACCCACAACGGGCAGACTCAGCGCGAAGGCAGGACGGACCGCTCGATGGGTCACCTGAAGCAGGCCGCCGCCAAGGCCAGGAAGGCATTCAAGCGCTGA